The following proteins are co-located in the Cyprinus carpio isolate SPL01 chromosome B19, ASM1834038v1, whole genome shotgun sequence genome:
- the epn1b gene encoding epsin-1 yields MTHSMLRRQLKNLVQNFSEAEVKVREATSNDPWGPSSSQMADISDLTYNVVACNEIVGMLWKRLNDDKNWRHVYKSLTLLEYLLKTGSDRIPQQCVENIHIIKALTEYRFTDKDGKDQGVNVREKTKIVLVLIEDEEKRKEERDFAMKTKDKLTKAPNASSATGPEKEKPEIPPYTGLPSLDNIPSVADLTAAMAKKKEEQKRLEAERKEAERRAKEGDTEPDLWEKAATAAPPSSSDPWGAPSDASNESAPATNDPWGAPSDEAKESSQATNDPWGGSADGTNGSAPASSDPWGESASTKNDSPSASSDPWGRSTNAEKSSPPAASDLWGDSAGFTEDKAPSTNDPWGAPSEMMKDSDAAVSDPWGAPADSVQDSAPAASDPWGAPLEASSDTSDPFGDGSKAVNDPWATAASSPPTANDPWGAPSAPTDDPFGDGGRSDPWGGSSENGNTATKPADETKKPASFLGEGASLVDLDSLMSVKPKPKQPPLNTIPIQKAPGVLPAAGMTWPLGANVSNASGSAAQPSNPNYFGFNSLSPCSSGLSPLNTAFGVPAAHMASPTHNSSLSALTVSNMGFSMASTRMLQPSTAGTLIGELSPMSLTGTATQQVSVLQQPPLVWGTGTEAAGKGNSIF; encoded by the exons ATGACTCACTCAATGCTGCGACGACAACTGAAAAATCTGGTTCAGAATTTCTCTGAGGCAGAGGTCAAG GTTCGAGAAGCGACTTCTAATGACCCCTGGGGGCCATCGAGCTCCCAGATGGCTGACATCTCGGATCTAACCTACAATGTGGTGGCCTGTAATGAGATTGTGGGCATGCTCTGGAAGCGTCTCAATGATGACAAGAATTGGAGGCACGTGTACAAG TCTTTAACTCTTCTTGAATATCTGTTGAAAACGGGCTCTGACCGCATCCCTCAACAGTGTGTGGAGAACATTCACATTATCAAAGCTCTAACAGAATACCGCTTCACAGACAAGGATGGAAAGGACCAG GGGGTGAATGTGAGAGAAAAGACTAAGATAGTATTGGTGCTGATTGAGGATGAGGAAAAGCGGAAAGAGGAGAGAGATTTTGCTATGAAGACAAAAGACAAGCTGACAAAGGCTCCCAATG CATCCTCCGCTACAGGACCAGAAAAAGAAAAGCCAGAGATCCCGCCATATACAGGGCTGCCCTCCCTGGACAACATCCCGTCAGTGGCTGACCTGACCGCCGCTATGGCCAAGAAGAAGGAGGAGCAGAAACGTCTGGAGGCCGAGAGGAAAGAGGCAGAGAGACGG GCAAAGGAGGGTGACACAGAGCCAGATCTTTGGGAAAAAGCAGCGACAGCAGCGCCTCCGTCCAGCTCGGACCCCTGGGGAGCCCCATCTGACGCATCCAACGAATCTGCCCCTGCTACCAACGACCCGTGGGGGGCACCGTCTGACGAGGCGAAGGAATCCAGTCAAGCTACCAACGATCCTTGGGGTGGATCTGCTGATGGGACAAATGGATCCGCACCTGCATCCAGTGATCCATGGGGAGAATCTGCAAGTACCAAGAATGATTCTCCATCTGCTTCCAGTGATCCTTGGGGAAGATCTACGAATGCAGAGAAAAGTTCTCCACCTGCTGCCAGTGACCTATGGGGCGACTCTGCTGGATTTACAGAGGATAAAGCCCCGTCAACAAACGATCCTTGGGGGGCTCCATCCGAAATGATGAAAGACTCTGACGCAGCAGTGTCAGATCCTTGGGGGGCACCTGCGGATAGTGTGCAGGATTCAGCACCTGCAGCCTCTGACCCCTGGGGGGCGCCGTTAGAAGCATCATCAGATACTTCTGATCCGTTTGGTGATGGTTCAAAAGCTGTTAATGACCCTTGGGCCACAGCAG CATCTTCACCCCCTACTGCAAATGACCCCTGGGGTGCCCCATCAGCTCCAACTGATGACCCATTCGGTGATGGAGGCAGATCAGATCCTTGGGGTGGTTCCTCTGAGAACG GTAACACTGCTACAAAACCTGCTGATGAGACCAAAAAGCCAGCGTCGTTCCTTGGAGAAGGTGCTTCATTGGTGGACTTGGACTCTCTTATGTCAGTCAAGCCCAAACCTAAACAGCCCCCTCTCAACACCATCCCCATCCAAAAAGCCCCGG GAGTTTTGCCAGCCGCAGGCATGACCTGGCCATTGGGTGCCAACGTATCCAATGCAAGTGGTTCAGCTGCACAGCCTTCAAACCcaaattattttggttttaacTCCTTGTCACCCTGTTCCAGTGGCCTGTCCCCCCTAAACACAGCCTTCGGGGTGCCTGCAGCCCATATGGCATCTCCAACCCATAATTCAAGCCTTTCAGCTTTGACAGTGTCCAACATGGGATTTTCCATGGCTAGCACTAGAATGCTACAACCCAGCACTGCAGGCACTCTTATTGGTGAGTTATCTCCTATGTCCCTCACAGGAACGGCTACCCAACAAGTTTCAGTTCTTCAGCAACCTCCATTGGTTTGGGGCACTGGAACTGAGGCGGCTGGAAAAGGCAATAGCATTTTTTGA
- the LOC109111040 gene encoding adaptin ear-binding coat-associated protein 1-like isoform X2, which produces MASEVEYESILCVKPDVIVYRIPPRASNRGYRAADWKLDTPDWTGRLRITAKGKVAYIKLEDKVSGELFAQAPVNEYPGIAVETVSDSSRYFVLRIQDDNGRSAFIGVGFGDRGDSFDFNVALQDHFKWVKQENEIKSSQAADSGPKLDLGFKEGQTITLNIGQGKKRDKPRPQSSGGLGLLPPPPGGKIAPPPSSNHNTVQPSGGAQTECLLELDSSNSNTVVQSNPSSDLWGDFSSSASSVPPSAPCQEPSSGNWVQF; this is translated from the exons ATGGCGTCCGAGGTGGAATACGAGTCGATTCTGTGCGTGAAACCAGATGTAATTGTTTACCGCATCCCGCCGCGGGCGTCGAATCGCGGATACAG GGCGGCTGACTGGAAGCTAGACACTCCTGACTGGACAGGCCGTTTGCGCATTACAGCAAAGGGAAAGGTGGCTTATATCAAATTGGAGGACAAAGTCTCAG GTGAGCTGTTTGCTCAAGCGCCGGTAAATGAATACCCTGGCATTGCAGTGGAGACCGTCAGTGATTCCAGTCGCTATTTTGTTCTCCGAATACAGGATGACAATG GTCGGAGTGCATTCATTGGTGTTGGGTTTGGAGACAGAGGTGATTCCTTTGACTTCAATGTCGCCCTGCAGGATCATTTCAAGT GGGTGAAACAGGAGAATGAAATCAAAAGTTCTCAGGCTGCAGACTCAGGACCCAAACTGGACCTAGGCTTCAAAGAGGGACAGACCATCACACTGAATATCGGg CAAGGTAAAAAGAGGGACAAGCCCCGCCCTCAGAGCTCAGGAGGCTTGGGGCTCCTCCCTCCACCTCCAGGAGGAAAGATAGCCCCTCCTCCTTCGTCCAATCACAACACAGTACAGCCATCAGGAGGAGCACAAACAG AATGTTTATTAGAACTGGACAGCAGTAACTCTAATACAGTGGTTCAGTCAAACCCCAGCTCTGACCTGTGGGGTGACTTCTCTAGCTCCGCAAG CTCTGTTCCTCCTTCAGCACCATGCCAAGAACCCTCTTCTGGGAACTGGGTCCAGTTCTGA
- the LOC109088205 gene encoding serine/threonine-protein kinase SBK1-like → MTTATRLLDELCHLKAQSLESLEPLDHFQVIKLLGEGSYGKVKLAVHKKRGTPMALKFFLRDDTSLLSFLREYNLSLAFCTHPSLTSALGIAFSTPTHYVFAQQPCLYGDLYDVIVPEVGLEESRAQGVASQISGALSHLHSLGFVHRDVKPENIFLCDHECRWVKLGDFGMVKAKGTRVPCVWYSSPYCTPEDEMARKNKGNHLGNFGVDKNGNKQKGDSGKTHRMLVSVDPTTDSWALGILIYAMLMGSLPWSETVSDNTAYKSYLQWTNWECSASQERGSDQPENLHQMAPQFAAFTPLAACLLRSLLHPQFRLRGRPDEVERYLGGAWLLDKDVSG, encoded by the exons ACTGCCACAAGACTTCTGGATGAGCTCTGTCACTTAAAGGCTCAGTCTCTAGAATCATTGGAGCCTTTAGATCACTTCCAAGTTATTAAACTTCTTGGAGAGGGTTCATATGGAAAAGTCAAATTAGCAGTGCACAAGAAGAGAG GAACCCCAATGGCCCTTAAATTCTTTCTGCGAGACGACACATCTCTACTGTCCTTTCTGAGGGAATATAACCTGTCTTTGGCCTTCTGTACCCACCCCTCTCTTACCTCAGCTTTAGGCATCGCATTCTCCACTCCTACTCACTATGTGTTCGCCCAGCAACCTTGCCTTTATGGCGACCTATATGATGTCATCGTTCCTGAG GTTGGTCTTGAAGAAAGCCGTGCCCAGGGAGTGGCTTCCCAGATCAGCGGTGCCCTCTCTCACCTCCACTCCCTTGGCTTTGTCCATCGTGATGTCAAGCCGGAAAACATCTTCCTATGTGACCATGAGTGTCGTTGGGTCAAACTTGGTGATTTTGGAATGGTGAAGGCTAAAGGCACTAGGGTACCATGCGTGTGGTACAGCTCCCCTTACTGCACACCTGAGGATGAGATGGCAAGGAAGAACAAAGGGAACCATTTGGGCAACTTTGGGGTGGACAAAAATGGGAACAAGCAAAAAGGGGACTCTGGAAAGACTCACAGGATGTTGGTGTCTGTGGATCCCACTACAGACAGCTGGGCATTAGGCATTCTAATCTATGCCATGCTCATGGGGAGCCTTCCATGGTCTGAGACTGTTTCAGACAACACTGCATATAAAAGCTATCTACAATGGACCAATTGGGAATGTTCAGCATCACAGGAGAGAGGATCAGATCAGCCTGAAAACTTGCACCAGATGGCACCACAGTTTGCGGCGTTCACTCCTCTTGCAGCTTGTCTTCTTAGGTCCCTGCTTCACCCACAGTTCAGGCTTCGTGGCAGGCCAGATGAGGTGGAAAGATATCTGGGAGGAGCCTGGCTATTGGACAAAGATGTCAGTGGGTGA
- the LOC109111040 gene encoding adaptin ear-binding coat-associated protein 1-like isoform X1, whose product MASEVEYESILCVKPDVIVYRIPPRASNRGYRAADWKLDTPDWTGRLRITAKGKVAYIKLEDKVSGELFAQAPVNEYPGIAVETVSDSSRYFVLRIQDDNGRSAFIGVGFGDRGDSFDFNVALQDHFKWVKQENEIKSSQAADSGPKLDLGFKEGQTITLNIGQGKKRDKPRPQSSGGLGLLPPPPGGKIAPPPSSNHNTVQPSGGAQTECLLELDSSNSNTVVQSNPSSDLWGDFSSSASSVPPSAPCQEPSSGNWVQF is encoded by the exons ATGGCGTCCGAGGTGGAATACGAGTCGATTCTGTGCGTGAAACCAGATGTAATTGTTTACCGCATCCCGCCGCGGGCGTCGAATCGCGGATACAG GGCGGCTGACTGGAAGCTAGACACTCCTGACTGGACAGGCCGTTTGCGCATTACAGCAAAGGGAAAGGTGGCTTATATCAAATTGGAGGACAAAGTCTCAG GTGAGCTGTTTGCTCAAGCGCCGGTAAATGAATACCCTGGCATTGCAGTGGAGACCGTCAGTGATTCCAGTCGCTATTTTGTTCTCCGAATACAGGATGACAATG GTCGGAGTGCATTCATTGGTGTTGGGTTTGGAGACAGAGGTGATTCCTTTGACTTCAATGTCGCCCTGCAGGATCATTTCA agtGGGTGAAACAGGAGAATGAAATCAAAAGTTCTCAGGCTGCAGACTCAGGACCCAAACTGGACCTAGGCTTCAAAGAGGGACAGACCATCACACTGAATATCGGg CAAGGTAAAAAGAGGGACAAGCCCCGCCCTCAGAGCTCAGGAGGCTTGGGGCTCCTCCCTCCACCTCCAGGAGGAAAGATAGCCCCTCCTCCTTCGTCCAATCACAACACAGTACAGCCATCAGGAGGAGCACAAACAG AATGTTTATTAGAACTGGACAGCAGTAACTCTAATACAGTGGTTCAGTCAAACCCCAGCTCTGACCTGTGGGGTGACTTCTCTAGCTCCGCAAG CTCTGTTCCTCCTTCAGCACCATGCCAAGAACCCTCTTCTGGGAACTGGGTCCAGTTCTGA